A single genomic interval of Homo sapiens chromosome 15, GRCh38.p14 Primary Assembly harbors:
- the SLC30A4-AS1 gene encoding uncharacterized protein SLC30A4-AS1 isoform X3 → MPPCKETMEFPQESSTTPGHRKVTNGQKRNEFEGGRTSPAHVVWGPSQGDRKAPQTGPGTSRERLGCRPSWRPRLTERSPDSELLCRPFSCPCLEEAYQVDQALLPPVDEKGRWPRVGVEEEDWMPMIL, encoded by the exons ATGCCCCCTTGCAAGGAAACCATGGAATTTCCCCAGGAGTCTTCGACAACTCCAGGCCACAGGAAGGTCACAAATGGTCAGAAAAGGAATGAATTTGAAGGAGgaagaaccagccctgcccacgtTGTCTGGGGCCCCTCCCAAGGGGACAGGAAAGCTCCACAAACAGGACCTGGAACATCCAGGGAGCGTCTGGGCTGCAG GCCTTCCTGGCGGCCACGCCTTACCGAAAGGAGTCCTGACTCAGAGCTGCTGTGCCGTCCCTTCTCCTGTCCCTGCCTGGAAGAGGCCTATCAGGTTGACCAAGCTTTGCTCCCACCTGTGGATGAGAAGGGCAGGTGGCCGAGAGTGGGTGTGGAGGAGGAAGACTGGATGCCAATGATCCT GTAA
- the SLC30A4-AS1 gene encoding uncharacterized protein SLC30A4-AS1 isoform X2, protein MPPCKETMEFPQESSTTPGHRKVTNGQKRNEFEGGRTSPAHVVWGPSQGDRKAPQTGPGTSRERLGCRPSWRPRLTERSPDSELLCRPFSCPCLEEAYQVDQALLPPVDEKGRWPRVGVEEEDWMPMILLLVEDKAEESPGSLYTL, encoded by the exons ATGCCCCCTTGCAAGGAAACCATGGAATTTCCCCAGGAGTCTTCGACAACTCCAGGCCACAGGAAGGTCACAAATGGTCAGAAAAGGAATGAATTTGAAGGAGgaagaaccagccctgcccacgtTGTCTGGGGCCCCTCCCAAGGGGACAGGAAAGCTCCACAAACAGGACCTGGAACATCCAGGGAGCGTCTGGGCTGCAG GCCTTCCTGGCGGCCACGCCTTACCGAAAGGAGTCCTGACTCAGAGCTGCTGTGCCGTCCCTTCTCCTGTCCCTGCCTGGAAGAGGCCTATCAGGTTGACCAAGCTTTGCTCCCACCTGTGGATGAGAAGGGCAGGTGGCCGAGAGTGGGTGTGGAGGAGGAAGACTGGATGCCAATGATCCT ACTACTGGTGGAGGACAAGGCGGAGGAAAGCCCAGGAAGCCTGTATACGCTGTAA